In Pseudophryne corroboree isolate aPseCor3 chromosome 2, aPseCor3.hap2, whole genome shotgun sequence, the sequence TTGTTAACAGAGCAGTGGTGGTTAAGAGTGGATGGGTGGTACAAATTGTGGCTCTTTATTAGGGAGGCAGAGTAGGGCACCTGTACTGAGTCACAACTGTTAATCATGTTCATGTTTTGCCTGTGGCTACGCTGTGGCCCCAAAATAGTAGCTAAACCTGGATCACTCTGCATAATGCCTTCTTTATGTCCATAGGACATGGCAGTGAGGAGGTCCTGGAGGGATGAATTCCTGTAGGTACTGCTAGGAGAGAAGGCAGCTTGTTTGTTCTCTTGGATTGTCTGCATTGGCAACCGTCTCATCATCCCCATTGCCGGCTGACTGTAAATGGTGCCACAAAAAGCATTAGAGGTGTTGTTTGCAGTTGGACACTTAGAGGTGAAGGAAAACCCAGGACTGCGttgacggagggcagcagcagagTTCACATTATAACCATCCTGTAGTTCATCTAACAAATGGTCTGAAAGCCCCTCACTCAGACCTATGTTACCACTCATTTCTGCAAGTCGTGGCATTTCAACTGAACAGCGGGCACTGGGAGACAGGGCGCTAGATGGGCTTGGGTACATGAGAGGTGAAGAGGGTGTTACTTCATCATCCTCCAGTTCATCTGGTTCATCATTACCCAAGATGGGTGACAGTCTTCCACTCAAGTTCCCTGCCACAGGGTTGGCTCTGTTATGGAATTCAGCCCACACCTCAAAGTCATCACTGTTGTGGGAAGATGGACTTTCAGACCACTTTGCTTGCTGTGAAGAAGGACTGCCTTCTCCGGTTGGCTCTGGTGCAGCCTGCACCTGCTGCTTCTTCTTCCCAGCTTTGCCTTTTATTCTTAGAAATTTTCCACTTGTGCTGTCCATAGATGCAGCTCTCCTCCTTGGTGTCTTCCCTGTCTTTCCACCTTCTGGGTTTAacatccaccaagaactcttgcctGTTCCCTCATTCTGAACACGGATAAAGCGTGTATGTAAGGAAAGGTTATGTCTGATGGAATTCTGAAAGTATAAAGAAAAAAGTTTTTAGATGTAATACAAATCTACAAAATGAAACCACATACAGTAATTTATCTCTCACTCAGCTCTAAGTGGAGTGAAAATAATGACAGTGAGGCCGTCATAAAGAGAAAAATTCTACTCATAACCATGCAACATAACATTAAAAAAATCCATGCAACTTTATAAGTAGGTAACTCATTGTCTGGTGAAGCCTGTCACATAACTTATTTCAAAGGCTCCATGAACACATATTCAGGAAACTTTAACTAGTGCACAGAAAAACTGAGGCGTTTCACTTTGCTTGTCCTTACTTCTAATCTGCATTCAACATTTTATCTAGAATATTATTGGTTGCTGGTGGGTACAACCACAGTTTTATATTGTTTCATACATTTTTCCAATTATGTTCAGACTAGTATGGGAGGCATACTGGGGGTAGGGTAGATACTGTGGGCCTACATCAACTAATCAATATACTGATATTGCATAATCAGGGCTACATGACATTTAATCATGATTGTATGATATATTTCATTCAATAACACAAATTAATTAACACATTCTGAAATGATGGTGTCTTTGTCATTTTCACCCTGAAACAATTTATTTTGACCACATCCATATGTAAGTCTAAATGTATATAAAGTCAATACAAGTATGCCTTAAACACATAAATTGTACATGTTGGCTATCAGGTCATAGCTCATGCATTGGCCACTATCAGTGGCCATTACTTCCTGCAGGTACTGATTTATAGAAAGAATCCTTAGATCTGGCAAGACCAGACCAATAGCCTGTTTCCTTCAGGAATGTCATCAGTACATACTATACTAGCCTTTCTATAACAGGTATGCAAACATACGCTGACCTGACTGCACTGGAATATTATGACCAGTGGTCAAATCAAAAGTCACTCCAATTAGTATTCTTCTTAGAATGAGCCTAATTTAGCATTTTATCCACGTTTAACTTGACGCCTATGTTTTCCTTATACTATGCGTGATGTGTTTGCAGTACTCTGCTGTATCAGGCATGCTGCACTAGGTAAAGTCTGTAGCTTTATAAATCATTTTTTTATGGTTTCTTTCATATTATATGATGATGTAGTCTATGtacatttttaattttaatatttccGAACAAAGACTGAAGAGTCAGACACATACTTTATACTCAGAACTAATATCAACAGACACATTTAACCACTTTACTGACAATTTTTTCAGACAAAAAACGCTCAGAACTTTTTttcttatttaataaagtttaaaaaatatttttaatgatatatttaaatattttattaaaaaacacttcccACAGCCACCcagtgggcatttctgactggtcacatctgatgcaaccatgccaggcaagtggtcaaGAAGTCACTAAACAAATTACCATCTGGTGATGTTTCAGAGAAGTAAAACTTTGACTTTTGTCCACATTTAAAAAAAGGCACATTTTTATCTCCTGTGTGTTATTTTTCATTGTTGTGAAAAAACTTGAAATTAATTATTTTACAGACACATTATAGCAGTggttccaaactttcttgaatcacagcgccctagagtagcaGAATTTTTATCATGGTACTCCTAGGTCAAACATttctgagaaattcagaaaaaaaaatatttaatgaagtaaattgtgttttttgcatccttagagtcagttatgAGGGACAGGGTTGTGCTTCTGCTTGCCGACATATGTTATGACTAGGGTGGCcagtcccgggtatcgggattgaaaaatggtcaatcccgggatttccGGGATTGGCTTTTTTACTTTAAATCCGCCCATCCCCGCCCTGGCCGCCTCTCCCCACCTGCCCCGCCCGCACACATAACACACCTAACTGCTGGGGTGGGTGGCAAAAACTTTATCCACCTTCGTGGCGGACAATGGATGGCTTTCCAGGCTTGGCGGCGGGTTATGGCCTGGTGAGTGACTATGCAGCGTGACCTCAGAGTTAGAGGTCACACTGCGGCgtgcgcagggggagccgggaggaggtaactgggcagcgtctgagcgtcctgaggacgctcaacgctgatctctcaatcccgggattgaatcccagatgtttttgggcctaaatcccgcagatcccgatcccgggattgcccaccctagttatgactggcagcagccagtactagtttttcctaatacactgaccataaataatttgatttggtcttggATCACCAACCCGAGGCACACTTGCAAGTTCCCCTATGCCTCCCCAGTACCCACTGCATTATACCATCTCAAACTCAGACCTGAAATAGACATAGCAGGAAAAGGGAGCTCATGATATTAATTGAGGGATTTGTAACTGACAACATTATCAGGCTGAGAGTGGGATGTaaggagccttggagagagataaagtggagaagtttcccaaagCACCAAATTACCTTCTAATTgtgatttcaaagactgtgctagataaatggcagTTACAGTCTAATGTTCTGCTTTGGGAAACAGACAGACATGATCACCAAGTTATTCTTCTTATAATCATTATAAAGAGTACTGCAAAACAATTTAATGAGGAGGAAATTGCCAGGGGCAATGTATATATTAGGcatggtgatttaaaaaaaactgtTCTAAGACTGATGCATTCTAGATAATAGGTACATGctttctatatgtctgttgtgcaaaaaaaaaattgtattgcaTGCTTATAATGTACAATACTGCATAGGCAAAGGCAGGGGAGGAGGTTCAAGTTGCAGctgctcaaattatgaccacaatagcaatagtatatgatacgattactagagctgccggcacaacatgcagtttaagagacagagcTCATGCTCAGTGGAAGCAGCAtcttctacaaagtttgctgtgtgtgtggttctgagcactcaatcagcgcactggaccagagagtaggtgccaggaagaagagacaggagccttatcatgaggtgggagaatgtgtgaaaGTGCAGTTCtgcctcctactggttctattatgtttgtgtatgtgtttgtgtattaattaatttattatgggatgtttaaccggtTCCTGACCACTTACTGTGCTTGTATTTTATATTAGTTAAATGTGTTTTATACAGCCTGTGCTGTAgatcatctatagtgttaattagtattaatactgtattccatatactATCCAGTGTCTAAAAAGatcaatgtgtatatatatgtgtgtgtgtgtgtgtgtgtgtgtgtgtgtgtgtgtgtgtgtgtgtgtgtgtgtgtgtgtgtgtgtgcgcagggtctgtactaggttcttctatGCATCCATCAGACTTGTacgcttgctccaatgttctgcagagcggaagattgtggactgcatttggaaaaccCCATCTAGGAATCCTGCGTTTGTCTCTGGACTGATAGATGAAATACCGAAAGCTAATTTGCCAAGAATATTTTAGTGAAAGTGTGAAATGCATATAGTAAAATAGTTAGAATGTTTGTGATATTACATTGTGTATAAAATCTAATTGCTAAAATACAGTACACACAATCCAACTAAGGTATTCAGTAAAGAAAGATAACTGTCACAATATCATATATCTAATTTATTTTAATGTTAAACTATAAAGTTATTCACAACGTGTTTAGGTGCTTATGCATCTTAATTACCGATAGCTATACAATCAGCATAGTCGcagtcagtttgacttaaaatagggTTTTTTCACTGATTTCTGTAACCTGACTGGAAGTGAGCACAAATAAGTGAAGCAGGGCTTTACCGTAATTGCCAGTTAGAGCACAGATCAATTCACATGAGGCTCTATCAGAGCTTCATGCTTCATTGGATCTGCCCCTTAGAATAGATAGTTACAAcaattccaaaaaataaaaattaatgacATTCTAAAATTGTAGGGTAAGTAAATGACATCAGAAGAGTTTAGTTGGCGAGATGGAACAGTTAGAATATGAAAAATTGTATACATACTGCAGTCACACTTGCTAATGACAGCGGTAGATATTAACATTTACAATTTAAAAAACGTAATTAATACCAAACCAGAAGCTAAAATGAATGACTGTAATTAGAATTATCAGGTCAAACACATCAATAGGTTACCATTTTAGCATGTATAGGAAATGTTCACAACACAAATGTTTAAGGTTAAATTTACTTTTTGTATATAGATTGATAAAACAGTTGCAAACATTTATCACTTTTGATAAAATAGCTACACACCTTTATCACGTAGTTTAAATGCCACCAAATCAAGCAGCAACTTATTAAAATGTATGCTTTTTGCTGTGAATTTGGGTGAAACAAAATACAGAGTACCAGCTAACACAGGTCCTAATTCAGAGGTCGATGATAATCACACAGCCAATGTGTCTTTATACGCAGCAGCTGTGTAATATTATGCAAAAGTTGCAGGAGGCATCCACTGCTGACTTCAGTGATCCACTAATGCTTCCGCTATCTCAGTGACCCTAAGGGTGGGTACATATACACACCAGAAAGATATTGGACCGATCTGCCGTATTGGAACAACAATTTGTCTAtatcgttccgtccttcattacatcgGGCTGGTGTGTACGGGCAATCAGGCATGGTCTTGGCCGAAGGGAATGCAGTCTAACCATTGGCCCGATTACCCATCGTTCAGGTGTGTACAGGTTACTCTTAATCACTGCTAGAACTgcagaggccagtaaatctgcgtTAGAAGATAAAGACGCAGGTCTTGTCATGCCTACAAAATGCAGCTGAAATGTCCCTGTTTTGTTAAAGCTCCCCATCGCAGCACTTGCCCATCCCCAAATGGCCACGGCCTGTCAATAAGGCTGCGGCGTTCAGGGCACTGCAACCAGAGCCACAACACCATCGCTGGACATGTGCACGTCcagttaaaaaaaatcatccatttGCGCATAAATCTATATAGGATTAAACTCTGCTATTTTGTCTGTCAGCGTGTGAAAAAAATAATGACTACTCCCTCCCCTTCTTCCATGGATCACATTACTTTGCATTGGTCTCCACACTCCACACTCAGGGATGCCTTGCAGCAAATTCCTTTTACAATTGGAAAcaccaatgataaaacaaaactgggtactaTCAAACAGCCATAGAGGTAGGAAGCCCCTGTTCGCATGCTTACACTCTACATAATGTTTGTGAATAAAATGAGCCCAATTTATTATTTTATAGATGGCCAACAAAGCAGGATCTGACTAGgcaggattaaggtttgtgggggcccctcCAATGGCGGATTTAGGGGTCTGGCCTCCCCTAGGCACATCATTAGtggccgccccccttcccccccttaaaAAATAAATAGTATACAATATAATGTGTGGCCAGAAACTAAGTTACAGGATTAagtaatataaaattatatatatatgtgttcatttaAGATACCTAGAAGAGCAAAACAAAATGCAGTGTtgaaaaagagggggagggagaggtgggggcggTTAGGGGTTCTTAGATGGGCTGAGACAATTGGAGGTGCCAAAATGGGGAGGTGCCTTGATGGTAGGGGCATTCGGGAGTTCTGCGATGTAAGTATCGGAGGTGACACGATGAGAGGGTGAGTAGGGGTGGGTCGGGAGTGCTGCGACAGGAGAGAGGGTTGAGGGAGGTCGGGGGCTCCGCATTGGGGGCGATCTAACGAATCAGGGACTGTCCGGTGTGACCCCCAGCTGGATCTTACCTGCTGGCTGGCTTTGCAGGGTGTGAGTTCCACGTGCAGAGAGCCAACATCATGGAGGGAAGAGTCCTGCTGTGCCACCCATAGGCATGTGCCTGACGTGCCTAGTGGGTAATCCGGCACTGGGCCCCTTGACAACTAATTCATAGGGGACCTTACCAATACAATCTTCCACATAATATGCCAGCCATGTAATTAAAATGTGTAAACCTCCCGCAATATGaatgtgttaaacacactgtagCGCCTCCAGTTCATATATTCTGCTGTGTTCCCATGCTGATGATGTAGCTATGTGTGAGAGCCCATGGGCGACTGCAATAACCACCCTAATGTTGTTAATACGCCACTGACCCTAACTGTAGAATGGTGAGGAAGTGAGGGTACTGTAGAATTAGATATTTTAAAATAAaggagtcacatacatctcttctttagGATAATGACCCCATGAGGAGCTAATCATTTTTAGAGGTCTTAGCTTTGTGGCCTGTGCACATGGGTAATATGCAAATATACTTAGAATTAGCAAACAAAAGCAAAGGTTAGCAAAAACTATCACAATTACATCCATCAACAATAAGAGTGGCTCTTTATTTCTGAGCCTGAGTTGGACATAAGTGCATTTGCATAGTATAAAATCCACAAATTTATACTGTGCATGTCGACAAATCAAGTTACACTTATGTATACTTGCTTGCATCTGACACATGTTACTGGAAGCAGGATGGGGAAGGGAAGTGAagaggataagtggaatagcctcccatcagaggtggtaaagacTAAAAGACTGTcgagcaatttaagcatgcttgTGATATACAtattaatatccttacaaagaactaaggttcaaaaagggttgagattaccttaaGGAtagaaaaatgggcagactagatgggccaagtggttcttatctgccgtcaaattctatgtttctgtggtcTAGCGTAAATACATTAAGAGCATGTTAGCATAATTGCCAACAAATCCAATCCGCACAGCAGGGCAATAATCAGGTGTGTGTGAGCATGCCACCGCTCAAAGCTGTGGGAGCCGTATCATCGCTGGAACCTGCATTGGACTCATAAAATGTCTGGAACGTTACCCTGCAGATCCGTGGGAGTGCTGACTGTGTGTCCTAGGAAAGTGCAGACACTTCAACTTCCTGATTCCAGTGGTGGCCTGGCCCCCCtctttgtgatgtcatgatggcacTGAGGTAGAGTCGCATATATTCTTGGTAGTAGCTGCTGGTGCCTGAGACTGTTGTGATGACATGATGATAATG encodes:
- the LOC135038101 gene encoding forkhead box protein O6-like, translated to MEKLEAESDVEPQGRPRSCTWPPLPEPSSDMPLPPPGLDPGQMRKAKSSRRNAWGNLSYADLITKAIESSPERRLTLSQIYDWMVRFVPYFKDKGDSNSSAGWKNSIRHNLSLHTRFIRVQNEGTGKSSWWMLNPEGGKTGKTPRRRAASMDSTSGKFLRIKGKAGKKKQQVQAAPEPTGEGSPSSQQAKWSESPSSHNSDDFEVWAEFHNRANPVAGNLSGRLSPILGNDEPDELEDDEVTPSSPLMYPSPSSALSPSARCSVEMPRLAEMSGNIGLSEGLSDHLLDELQDGYNVNSAAALRQRSPGFSFTSKCPTANNTSNAFCGTIYSQPAMGMMRRLPMQTIQENKQAAFSPSSTYRNSSLQDLLTAMSYGHKEGIMQSDPGLATILGPQRSHRQNMNMINSCDSVQVPYSASLIKSHNLYHPSTLNHHCSVNNSALVSVSGLGNSESCGLSSVPHHSYFSSQGGHGSLLEGPYQGAYHHHHHHHPQMYNQDRFPTDLDLDMFNGTLECDVESIILNDFMDSDEMDFNFDSALPPQGGFSMAATAQPANQSWVQG